In Electrophorus electricus isolate fEleEle1 chromosome 1, fEleEle1.pri, whole genome shotgun sequence, a single window of DNA contains:
- the marveld3 gene encoding MARVEL domain-containing protein 3 isoform X1, with protein sequence MAGKTRNQSHRRHDEEREMCRRDDQSSTYTHPKPREYEDSFHQDRRDMYTDTSTYITSHRVALYNLRYILTSRGICQVIEFFLNMLIIICAGVPYSNTGRYRDIANLGGIYYYYYGGAQAFTPQEAAQVQQLDDRFYQLKIPPYIFTMAAGGALMAYALAVLALGVFRVPFRQPPVLLVESVLDGLISLGYVPAVAFYFIKLKEIYNNQICKDREAMYKSKGFQASECTFSGTDVAEGLFGVMGTLVFCLSAVLAVKAFRAVRKMRQPREVDDNF encoded by the exons ATGGCCGGCAAGACGAGAAACCAAAGCCATCGTAGGCATGATGAAGAACGAGAAATGTGCCGCAGAGATGATCAAAGCAGCACCTACACGCACCCCAAACCGCGTGAATATGAGGACTCCTTTCACCAGGATCGCCGGGACAT GTATACAGATACATCAACCTATATCACCTCACATAGGGTGGCTCTTTACAACCTAAGATACATTCTTACTTCCAGAG GGATATGCCAGGTGATAGAGTTCTTCTTAAACATGTTAATCATCATCTGTGCTGGAGTACCCTACAGCAACACAGGCCGATATCGGGACATCGCCAACTTGGGTGGGatctactactattactatggAGGGGCGCAGGCCTTCACGCCGCAGGAGGCCGCGCAGGTCCAGCAGCTCGACGACCGTTTCTACCAGCTCAAGATCCCCCCTTACATCTTCACCATGGCAGCCGGAGGGGCGCTGATGGCTTATGCGCTAGCCGTACTGGCTCTGGGGGTGTTCCGCGTGCCCTTCCGCCAGCCTCCCGTGCTGCTGGTCGAGAGCGTGCTAGACGGCCTGATCAGCCTGGGCTACGTCCCCGCCGTGGCCTTCTACTTCATCAAGCTCAAGGAGATATACAACAACCAAATCTGTAAAGACAGAGAAGCCATGTACAAGTCCAAAGGCTTCCAGGCCTCTGAGTGCACTTTCAGTGGGACAGACGTGGCAGAGGGGCTCTTCGGGGTGATGGGCACCCTTGTGTTCTGCCTGAGTGCAGTGCTAGCCGTGAAAGCGTTCCGAGCAGTCAGAAAGATGAGGCAGCCAAGGGAGGTGGATGACAATTTCTGA
- the marveld3 gene encoding MARVEL domain-containing protein 3 isoform X2 — MMKNEKCAAEMIKAAPTRTPNRVNMRTPFTRIAGTWICQVIEFFLNMLIIICAGVPYSNTGRYRDIANLGGIYYYYYGGAQAFTPQEAAQVQQLDDRFYQLKIPPYIFTMAAGGALMAYALAVLALGVFRVPFRQPPVLLVESVLDGLISLGYVPAVAFYFIKLKEIYNNQICKDREAMYKSKGFQASECTFSGTDVAEGLFGVMGTLVFCLSAVLAVKAFRAVRKMRQPREVDDNF; from the exons ATGATGAAGAACGAGAAATGTGCCGCAGAGATGATCAAAGCAGCACCTACACGCACCCCAAACCGCGTGAATATGAGGACTCCTTTCACCAGGATCGCCGGGACAT GGATATGCCAGGTGATAGAGTTCTTCTTAAACATGTTAATCATCATCTGTGCTGGAGTACCCTACAGCAACACAGGCCGATATCGGGACATCGCCAACTTGGGTGGGatctactactattactatggAGGGGCGCAGGCCTTCACGCCGCAGGAGGCCGCGCAGGTCCAGCAGCTCGACGACCGTTTCTACCAGCTCAAGATCCCCCCTTACATCTTCACCATGGCAGCCGGAGGGGCGCTGATGGCTTATGCGCTAGCCGTACTGGCTCTGGGGGTGTTCCGCGTGCCCTTCCGCCAGCCTCCCGTGCTGCTGGTCGAGAGCGTGCTAGACGGCCTGATCAGCCTGGGCTACGTCCCCGCCGTGGCCTTCTACTTCATCAAGCTCAAGGAGATATACAACAACCAAATCTGTAAAGACAGAGAAGCCATGTACAAGTCCAAAGGCTTCCAGGCCTCTGAGTGCACTTTCAGTGGGACAGACGTGGCAGAGGGGCTCTTCGGGGTGATGGGCACCCTTGTGTTCTGCCTGAGTGCAGTGCTAGCCGTGAAAGCGTTCCGAGCAGTCAGAAAGATGAGGCAGCCAAGGGAGGTGGATGACAATTTCTGA